One window of Candidatus Methylocalor cossyra genomic DNA carries:
- a CDS encoding ABC transporter permease: MILLAILPSARRISALVVRYLYLIRGSWPRVLELIYWPTVQMILWGLINRFLVGQSEWVAQSAGLLIGAVLLWDVLYRAQLGVSVVFFEEMYSRNLGQLFVSPLRPLELAFALLAVSLLRTALGVGSAIGLAILLYHYSIFDVGLPLVAFFANLLVMGWAIGLMVVALVLRYGLGAEGLAWAVTFAVAPISGVYYPLSVLPDWLRPLALALPSSHVFEGMRAVVRDHVFPLDSFWTAVVLNLCYLAVGIALYLAAFGIARRRGLLLQMGE; the protein is encoded by the coding sequence ATGATCCTCCTCGCTATCCTGCCTAGCGCGCGCCGCATCTCGGCTCTGGTGGTGCGCTATCTGTATTTGATTCGAGGGTCCTGGCCGCGGGTACTGGAGCTGATCTACTGGCCCACGGTGCAGATGATCCTCTGGGGTCTCATTAACCGCTTCCTTGTGGGACAGAGCGAATGGGTGGCGCAGTCGGCGGGCTTGCTGATCGGGGCCGTGCTGTTGTGGGATGTGCTGTACCGGGCCCAGTTGGGCGTTTCGGTGGTGTTCTTCGAGGAAATGTATTCCCGCAATCTCGGGCAGCTGTTCGTCAGCCCCCTGCGCCCACTGGAGCTGGCCTTCGCGCTATTGGCCGTGAGTCTTTTGCGCACCGCCCTGGGGGTGGGGTCGGCCATCGGCCTGGCGATCCTCCTGTACCACTATTCCATTTTCGACGTAGGGTTGCCCCTGGTGGCATTCTTTGCCAATCTGCTGGTAATGGGATGGGCGATTGGGTTGATGGTGGTGGCCTTGGTATTGCGCTACGGTTTGGGGGCGGAAGGTCTGGCCTGGGCGGTGACGTTCGCGGTGGCGCCCATCAGCGGGGTCTATTATCCCTTGTCGGTGCTTCCCGACTGGCTCCGGCCCTTGGCCTTGGCCTTGCCCTCCAGCCACGTGTTCGAGGGCATGCGGGCGGTGGTGCGGGACCACGTATTTCCCCTGGATTCCTTTTGGACGGCGGTGGTGCTGAACTTATGCTATTTGGCAGTGGGCATCGCCCTCTATCTGGCCGCCTTCGGGATCGCCCGTCGCCGCGGCTTGCTTTTGCAAATGGGAGAATGA